A single Micromonospora sp. CCTCC AA 2012012 DNA region contains:
- a CDS encoding peptidylprolyl isomerase, with product MAEAVYATLHTNAGPIRLELFPNHAPKTVRNFVDLAEGNREYTDPRTGQPGSGPYYDGTISHRVISGFMIQMGDPTGTGRGGPGYTFADEFHPELRFDRPYLLAMANAGPGTNGSQFFITVSPTPHLNNRHTIFGEVADEASKKVVDQIANTPTGPSDRPRQDVVIERVEIERKPV from the coding sequence GTGGCCGAGGCTGTCTACGCCACCTTGCACACCAACGCTGGCCCGATCCGGCTGGAGCTCTTCCCGAACCACGCGCCGAAGACCGTCCGCAACTTCGTCGACCTGGCCGAGGGCAACCGGGAGTACACCGACCCGCGCACCGGTCAGCCGGGCAGTGGGCCGTACTACGACGGCACCATCTCGCACCGTGTGATCAGCGGATTCATGATTCAGATGGGTGACCCGACCGGCACCGGTCGCGGCGGGCCGGGCTACACGTTCGCCGACGAGTTCCACCCGGAGTTGCGCTTCGACCGGCCGTACCTGCTGGCGATGGCGAACGCCGGGCCGGGCACCAACGGCTCGCAGTTCTTCATCACGGTTTCGCCGACGCCGCACCTGAACAACCGGCACACCATCTTCGGTGAGGTGGCCGACGAGGCGTCGAAGAAGGTCGTGGACCAGATCGCGAACACCCCGACCGGCCCGAGCGACCGGCCGCGGCAGGACGTGGTGATCGAGCGCGTCGAGATCGAGCGCAAGCCGGTCTGA
- a CDS encoding rhomboid family intramembrane serine protease — MTERSGQAGDATGGSVPTTPVCYRHPDRETYVRCTRCNRPICPECMRDASVGHQCPECVSEGRRSVRPARTAFGGGAAGRHGYVTKVLIALNVLMMVLSIASDHGGDAAAGGSGFGGLMGGGTPLTDWGSVLGQAVFPDGTVGGVAEGQWYRLVTAMFLHYGVVHLLLNMWALWVLGRTLEAVLGPLRFLALYLLAGLGGNVAVYLFSPVNQPSAGASTAIFGLFAAIFVIMRRLGRDTSSIVPILVINLIFTFTVPGISIAGHLGGLVVGAVTALVLAYAPRMRRGVFQAAGSAIILVALLGLALVRTGMLTGG; from the coding sequence ATGACTGAGCGCTCCGGGCAGGCAGGTGACGCCACCGGTGGGTCGGTGCCGACCACCCCGGTCTGCTACCGCCACCCCGACCGGGAGACGTACGTCCGGTGCACCCGGTGCAACCGGCCGATCTGCCCGGAGTGCATGCGGGACGCGTCGGTCGGGCACCAGTGCCCGGAGTGTGTGAGCGAGGGACGCCGTAGCGTGCGGCCGGCGCGTACCGCCTTCGGTGGCGGTGCCGCCGGCCGGCACGGCTACGTGACCAAGGTCCTGATCGCGTTGAACGTGCTGATGATGGTCCTCTCCATCGCCTCGGACCACGGTGGGGACGCGGCGGCCGGCGGTTCCGGCTTCGGCGGCCTGATGGGCGGCGGCACCCCGCTGACCGACTGGGGTTCGGTGCTCGGTCAGGCGGTCTTCCCCGACGGCACGGTCGGCGGCGTCGCCGAGGGGCAGTGGTACCGCCTGGTCACCGCGATGTTCCTGCACTACGGCGTGGTCCACCTGCTGCTCAACATGTGGGCGCTCTGGGTGCTGGGCCGGACCCTGGAGGCGGTGCTCGGTCCGCTGCGCTTCCTCGCGCTCTATCTGCTCGCCGGGCTCGGCGGCAACGTCGCGGTCTACCTGTTCAGCCCGGTCAACCAGCCTTCGGCGGGTGCGTCGACGGCGATCTTCGGCCTCTTCGCCGCCATCTTCGTGATCATGCGGCGGCTGGGCCGGGACACCTCGTCGATCGTGCCGATCCTGGTGATCAACCTGATCTTCACCTTCACCGTGCCGGGCATCTCCATCGCCGGTCACCTGGGCGGCCTGGTCGTCGGCGCGGTGACCGCGCTGGTGCTGGCGTACGCGCCCCGGATGCGGCGGGGCGTCTTCCAGGCGGCCGGCAGCGCGATCATCCTGGTGGCGTTGCTCGGGTTGGCCCTGGTCCGCACCGGGATGCTGACCGGCGGCTGA
- a CDS encoding PH domain-containing protein, which produces MHPSPTRQWRVPTVLPVAKLVAAVLLVALGLLLAGDDPVQPVLVGLGTVVLVGWALRDLVRPVRLAVDPDGITVAHGFAGHQRLTWPEIEAITVERRSRRGLNSETLEIDAGGSLHLYGRYDLDAPLDEVAEALRAARASAR; this is translated from the coding sequence GTGCATCCGTCCCCGACCCGGCAGTGGCGGGTCCCGACCGTCCTGCCCGTCGCCAAGCTGGTCGCCGCGGTGCTGCTCGTCGCGCTCGGGCTGCTCCTGGCCGGCGACGATCCGGTCCAACCGGTGCTGGTCGGGCTGGGCACCGTCGTGCTGGTCGGCTGGGCGCTGCGCGACCTGGTCCGCCCGGTCCGGCTGGCGGTCGACCCGGACGGGATCACGGTGGCCCACGGCTTCGCCGGGCACCAGCGGCTGACCTGGCCCGAGATCGAGGCGATCACCGTCGAGCGCCGGTCCCGTCGGGGCCTGAACAGCGAGACGCTGGAGATCGACGCGGGTGGGTCGCTGCACCTGTACGGGCGGTACGACCTGGACGCCCCGCTCGACGAGGTGGCCGAGGCGCTCCGCGCCGCCCGCGCCTCCGCCCGCTGA
- a CDS encoding thiolase family protein: protein MSDAVIVGAVRTPVGRRKGSLAGVHPVDLSAHVLRALAERTGIDPELVDDVVWGCVSQVGEQSWNVARNAVLAAGWPESVPGTTLDRQCGSSQQALHFAAATVLSGQADLVVAGGVESMTRVPMGSSVAGGMPFSDAILERYRGVEGVAADSLLPFNQGVGAELIAQRWHFSRTQLDEFALASHEKAAAAQDAGAFDPELAPVALADGGKFAADEGIRRDTTLAKLGELKTPFRSDGVVTAGSASQISDGAAALAVTTSEWASRHGLRPLARVHTAVVAADDPVVMLTAPIPATAKALRRAGLGIEEIGVYEVNEAFAPVPLAWLAETEADPERLNPRGGAIALGHPLGGSGARIMTTMLQHMRDNGIRYGLQTMCEGGGMANATIVELL from the coding sequence ATGAGTGACGCGGTCATCGTCGGTGCGGTACGGACCCCGGTCGGGCGGCGCAAGGGCAGCCTCGCCGGCGTCCACCCGGTCGACCTCTCGGCGCACGTGCTGCGTGCCCTCGCCGAGCGCACCGGCATCGACCCCGAGCTGGTCGACGACGTGGTCTGGGGCTGCGTGTCGCAGGTCGGCGAGCAGTCGTGGAACGTCGCCCGCAACGCCGTGCTCGCCGCCGGCTGGCCCGAGTCGGTCCCCGGCACCACCCTCGACCGGCAGTGCGGGTCGAGCCAGCAGGCGCTGCACTTCGCCGCCGCCACCGTGCTCTCCGGCCAGGCCGACCTGGTGGTCGCCGGTGGCGTCGAGTCGATGACCCGGGTGCCGATGGGTTCCAGCGTGGCCGGCGGCATGCCGTTCAGCGACGCGATCCTGGAGCGCTACCGGGGCGTCGAGGGGGTCGCCGCCGACTCCCTGCTCCCCTTCAACCAGGGCGTCGGGGCCGAGCTGATCGCCCAGCGGTGGCACTTCTCCCGCACTCAGCTCGACGAGTTCGCGCTGGCCAGCCACGAGAAGGCCGCCGCCGCGCAGGACGCCGGGGCGTTCGACCCGGAGCTGGCCCCGGTGGCGCTGGCCGACGGCGGCAAGTTCGCCGCCGACGAGGGCATCCGCCGGGACACCACACTGGCCAAGCTGGGCGAGCTGAAGACCCCGTTCCGGTCCGACGGTGTGGTCACCGCCGGCTCCGCGTCGCAGATCTCCGACGGCGCCGCCGCGCTCGCCGTCACCACCAGCGAGTGGGCCAGCCGGCACGGGCTGCGCCCGCTGGCCCGGGTGCACACCGCCGTGGTCGCCGCCGACGACCCGGTGGTCATGCTCACCGCCCCCATCCCGGCCACCGCGAAGGCGCTGCGCCGCGCGGGGCTGGGCATCGAGGAGATCGGGGTGTACGAGGTGAACGAGGCGTTCGCCCCGGTCCCGCTGGCCTGGCTGGCGGAGACGGAGGCGGACCCGGAGCGGCTGAACCCGCGCGGCGGCGCGATCGCCCTGGGTCACCCGCTCGGCGGCTCCGGCGCCCGGATCATGACCACGATGCTCCAGCACATGCGGGACAACGGCATCCGTTACGGCCTGCAGACCATGTGCGAGGGCGGCGGCATGGCCAACGCCACCATCGTCGAGCTGCTCTGA
- a CDS encoding phosphotransferase gives MTTPPTDAPEQSPADGPETTPAGGLEAANAGGPETMAADSPETMPGGDPQAAAAGPDWSTERWRDAALAWIGAALARDGRRVTGPVEPRVRPWSLVWRLPTDAGPVWFKANNPGTRYEAVLLAELPGRCPGALLDPIAVDAERGWSLLPDGGPSLRDILARQPDPTHWERVLPAYAAVQIAATPDAVHLVERGVPDQRPERMPELFDRLLADEAALLLGEPDGLTAELYGRLRAYRPEFVALCRRLAATGVPASIQHDDLHDGNVFVADDGYRFFDWGDASVAHPFGTLLVTLRSVAYAGGLEPGDPALARLRDAYLEPWTDRYDRPTLREAAGLAMRVATVGRALSWRRALWTTDPARAEYASAVPGWLGELFADLPV, from the coding sequence GTGACGACGCCCCCCACCGACGCGCCGGAGCAGTCCCCCGCCGACGGCCCGGAGACGACCCCTGCCGGCGGCCTGGAGGCCGCGAATGCCGGCGGCCCGGAGACGATGGCCGCCGACAGCCCGGAGACTATGCCTGGCGGCGACCCGCAGGCCGCCGCAGCGGGACCGGACTGGTCGACCGAGCGGTGGCGGGACGCGGCGCTGGCCTGGATCGGTGCCGCGCTGGCCCGGGACGGCCGGCGGGTCACCGGTCCGGTCGAGCCCCGGGTCCGCCCGTGGTCGCTGGTCTGGCGGCTGCCCACCGATGCCGGCCCGGTCTGGTTCAAGGCCAACAACCCCGGCACCCGCTACGAGGCGGTGCTCCTCGCCGAGCTGCCCGGCCGCTGCCCCGGCGCGCTGCTCGACCCGATAGCGGTGGACGCGGAGCGCGGCTGGTCGCTGCTGCCCGACGGCGGTCCGAGCCTGCGCGACATCCTCGCCCGGCAGCCCGACCCGACCCACTGGGAACGGGTGCTGCCGGCGTACGCGGCGGTGCAGATCGCGGCCACGCCGGACGCGGTGCACCTGGTGGAGCGGGGCGTGCCCGACCAGCGCCCGGAGCGGATGCCGGAGCTGTTCGACCGGCTGCTGGCCGACGAGGCGGCGCTGCTGCTCGGCGAGCCGGACGGCCTCACCGCCGAGCTGTACGGGCGGCTGCGGGCGTACCGGCCGGAGTTCGTCGCGCTCTGCCGCCGGTTGGCGGCGACGGGGGTGCCGGCCAGCATCCAGCACGACGACCTGCACGACGGCAACGTCTTCGTGGCGGACGACGGGTATCGCTTCTTCGACTGGGGTGACGCCTCCGTGGCGCATCCGTTCGGCACCCTGCTGGTGACCCTCCGCTCGGTGGCGTACGCCGGTGGGCTGGAGCCCGGCGACCCGGCGCTGGCCCGGCTCCGGGACGCCTACCTGGAGCCCTGGACCGACCGGTACGACCGGCCGACGCTGCGGGAGGCGGCGGGCCTGGCGATGCGGGTGGCCACGGTGGGCCGGGCGCTGTCCTGGCGCCGTGCCCTGTGGACGACCGACCCGGCCCGCGCCGAGTACGCGTCGGCCGTGCCCGGCTGGCTCGGCGAGCTCTTCGCCGACCTCCCGGTCTGA
- a CDS encoding response regulator transcription factor codes for MTVDAAQRGLVLVVEDEPAIADLVRLYLSRDGFGVHLERDGSAGLAAARRLRPVACVLDIALPGLAGTEICRRLREAGDWTPVIFLTARDDEVDRIVGLELGADDYVTKPFSPRELVARVRAVLRRTAGAPAGAEQPRVVGPVTLDPARRTVTAADRPVQLTSTEFDLLAHLMARPGRVFTREELLAGVWGYAAHAGTRTVDVHVAQVRAKLGPASVIRTHRGVGYAADA; via the coding sequence GTGACCGTCGACGCCGCGCAGCGCGGGCTCGTCCTGGTGGTGGAGGACGAGCCGGCCATCGCCGACCTGGTCCGGCTCTATCTGAGTCGGGACGGCTTCGGCGTACACCTGGAACGGGACGGCTCGGCCGGACTGGCCGCCGCGCGGCGGCTGCGCCCGGTGGCCTGCGTGCTCGACATCGCGCTGCCCGGCCTGGCCGGTACGGAGATCTGCCGGCGGCTTCGTGAGGCCGGCGACTGGACGCCGGTCATCTTCCTCACCGCCCGCGACGACGAGGTGGACCGGATCGTCGGCCTGGAACTCGGCGCGGACGACTACGTGACCAAGCCGTTCAGTCCGCGTGAGCTGGTCGCCCGGGTGCGCGCGGTGCTGCGTCGCACCGCCGGGGCACCGGCCGGCGCGGAGCAGCCGCGCGTCGTCGGGCCGGTCACCCTCGACCCGGCCCGTCGGACGGTCACCGCCGCCGACCGTCCGGTGCAGCTCACCTCGACCGAGTTCGACCTGCTCGCCCACCTGATGGCCCGGCCCGGCCGGGTCTTCACCCGGGAGGAACTGCTCGCCGGCGTCTGGGGCTACGCCGCGCACGCCGGCACCCGCACGGTGGACGTGCACGTCGCGCAGGTCCGCGCGAAGCTCGGCCCGGCCAGCGTGATCCGCACCCACCGCGGCGTCGGGTACGCGGCCGATGCCTGA
- a CDS encoding sensor histidine kinase, with amino-acid sequence MPDPAGPPPAGPDRAHQPTVALPVIAAPVAPAGPPRRRFARTLTARAVLVTCAVALVSVLVTALVAVPLTVRGTERRDQQALAAQARLAADVLRGRPARRDTAGERLIRQLRQQEIDVYVIHAGQADRPGLPQQLVNRVSAGRDVSGWRLINGERALVEGRTLPGGDGVVLTRATRTGPWRQVLLSLWLPLLAGLAAGVAAGLLLAARLARPIRVAATAAARLRAGDRAVRVPVEPPDEVADLAYALNGLAAALATSEGRQREFLLSVSHELRTPLTAIRGYAEALADGVIDAADTPATGRTMLAEAEHLDRLVRDLLALARLEAADFPLDPGPVDLTRLAVDAERTWSDRCAAMGVPFRVELPAGAVPAYTDPGRIRQVVDGLLENALRVVPPGAPVVLAVRPGGADPAGGGVLEVRDGGPGFTDDDLAVAFERGALHQRYRGVRKVGSGLGLALAAGLVRRLGGDIAAGHAPEGGAAFTVRLPGDPYLTRTPG; translated from the coding sequence ATGCCTGACCCCGCCGGCCCACCGCCCGCCGGGCCGGACCGGGCGCACCAGCCGACCGTCGCGCTGCCCGTGATCGCGGCACCGGTCGCGCCGGCCGGCCCGCCGCGCCGCCGGTTCGCCCGCACGCTGACCGCCCGCGCGGTGCTGGTCACCTGCGCGGTGGCGCTGGTGTCGGTGCTGGTCACCGCCCTGGTCGCGGTGCCGCTGACGGTGCGCGGCACGGAACGGCGCGACCAGCAGGCGCTCGCCGCGCAGGCCCGCCTGGCCGCCGACGTGCTGCGGGGCCGCCCGGCCCGGCGGGACACCGCCGGGGAGCGGCTGATCCGCCAGCTCCGCCAACAGGAGATCGACGTGTACGTCATCCACGCCGGCCAGGCGGACCGCCCCGGGCTGCCCCAGCAGCTGGTGAACCGGGTGTCCGCCGGCCGGGACGTCTCCGGCTGGCGGCTGATCAACGGTGAACGGGCCCTCGTCGAGGGGCGGACGCTGCCCGGCGGCGACGGCGTGGTGCTGACCCGGGCGACCCGTACCGGCCCGTGGCGACAGGTCCTGCTCAGCCTCTGGCTGCCGCTGCTCGCCGGGCTCGCCGCCGGGGTGGCCGCCGGGCTGCTCCTCGCCGCCCGGCTGGCCCGTCCGATCCGGGTCGCGGCGACCGCCGCCGCCCGACTGCGCGCCGGGGACCGGGCGGTACGCGTACCGGTGGAGCCGCCGGACGAGGTGGCCGACCTGGCGTACGCGCTGAACGGGCTCGCCGCCGCGCTGGCCACCAGCGAGGGTCGGCAGCGGGAGTTCCTGCTCTCCGTCTCGCACGAGCTGCGCACCCCGTTGACCGCGATCCGGGGTTACGCCGAGGCGCTCGCCGACGGGGTGATCGACGCGGCCGACACGCCCGCCACCGGCCGCACCATGCTGGCCGAGGCCGAGCACCTGGACCGGCTGGTCCGTGACCTGCTGGCGCTGGCCCGGCTGGAGGCCGCCGACTTCCCGCTCGACCCGGGACCGGTCGACCTGACCCGGTTGGCCGTGGACGCCGAGCGCACCTGGTCGGACCGGTGCGCGGCGATGGGGGTGCCGTTCCGGGTGGAGCTGCCGGCCGGGGCGGTGCCCGCGTACACCGATCCGGGACGGATCCGGCAGGTGGTGGACGGGCTGCTGGAGAACGCGCTGCGGGTCGTACCCCCGGGGGCGCCGGTGGTGCTCGCGGTCCGGCCCGGGGGCGCGGACCCGGCGGGCGGCGGCGTGCTGGAGGTCCGCGACGGCGGACCCGGCTTCACCGACGACGACCTGGCGGTGGCCTTCGAGCGGGGGGCGCTGCACCAGCGCTACCGGGGGGTGCGCAAGGTGGGCAGCGGTCTGGGGCTGGCGCTCGCCGCCGGGCTGGTCCGCCGGCTCGGCGGCGACATCGCCGCCGGGCACGCGCCCGAGGGCGGGGCGGCCTTCACCGTCCGGCTGCCCGGTGATCCTTACCTGACCCGAACACCGGGCTGA
- a CDS encoding glycosyltransferase family 2 protein translates to MKLSILMPVYNEEERIADALKQALAVDYPCEIELVVVDDGSRDGTGEILGRVDDARLRVITHQRNAGKGAAIKTAVDSAEGEYMVILDADLEYDPQDIPRLLEPVLDGRATVVYGNRTFGSHSSYSFWYVVGNKGVTLAANVLYNSYIGDLETCFKLMPVELYRSLQIKSRGFGMEAEVTGKLLRQKIRPYEVPISYRARGREEGKKITWKDGVEAIWILSRERARRRPLGATAR, encoded by the coding sequence GTGAAGCTCTCGATCCTCATGCCGGTCTACAACGAGGAAGAACGCATCGCGGATGCCCTCAAGCAGGCATTGGCGGTCGACTACCCGTGCGAGATCGAGCTGGTCGTGGTCGACGACGGCAGCCGGGACGGCACGGGGGAGATCCTCGGCCGGGTGGACGACGCGCGGCTGCGCGTCATCACCCACCAGCGCAACGCCGGCAAGGGCGCGGCCATCAAGACCGCCGTGGACAGCGCCGAGGGTGAGTACATGGTCATCCTCGACGCCGACCTGGAGTACGACCCGCAGGACATCCCGCGCCTGCTGGAGCCGGTGCTCGACGGCCGGGCCACGGTCGTCTACGGAAATCGCACCTTCGGGAGCCACAGCTCCTACAGCTTCTGGTACGTGGTCGGCAACAAGGGCGTCACCCTGGCCGCCAACGTGCTCTACAACTCCTACATCGGCGACCTGGAGACCTGCTTCAAGCTGATGCCGGTCGAGCTCTACCGTTCGCTCCAGATCAAGTCGCGGGGCTTCGGCATGGAAGCCGAGGTCACCGGCAAGCTGCTGCGCCAGAAGATCCGCCCCTACGAGGTGCCGATCAGCTACCGCGCGCGCGGCCGCGAGGAGGGCAAGAAGATCACCTGGAAGGACGGCGTCGAGGCGATCTGGATCCTGAGCCGGGAGCGCGCCCGTCGCCGCCCGCTCGGTGCCACCGCCCGCTGA